The DNA segment GCGCGCCAGCAGCGTGAAGGCGGCGGCAGCCGCCGTGGCGGCCCGGCCCGAAGCGAAGTTCATCAGCGGCGGCACCAATCTTCTCGACTTGATGAAGCTGGAGATCGAGCGGCCGAAACACCTCATCGATATCAGCCAGCTGCCGCTCGACCGGATCGAGGAGACACCGGAGGGCGGCCTTCGGATCGGGGCACAGGTCCGCAACAGCGATCTCGCCGCCGACCCGCGGGTGCGATCACGCTATCCGATGCTCAGCCAAGCGCTTCTTTCGGGCGCTTCTGGCCAGATCCGCAACAAGGCGTCCACCGCCGGCAATCTCCTGCAGCGCACGCGCTGCCCCTATTTCTATGACCGCAACATGCCCTGCAACAAGCGCGAGCCGGGTTCGGGTTGCGCGGCCCTCAAGGGCTTCAACCGGATGCATGCCGTGCTCGGTGCCAGTGAGGCCTGTATCGCGGTGCATCCCTCGGACATGGCCGTGGCCATGGCCGCACTCGACGCTGAGGTCGAAACCACCTTGCCCGAGGGCACGATCCGCACGATCCCCATCGCGGACCTTCACCGCTTGCCGGCCGCGACGCCGCATGTCGAGACGGAACTCGGCCACGGCGAGATGATCACCGCCGTGATCCTGCCGCCCCCGCCTCCCGGCCGGCAGCTCTACCGCAAGGTGCGCGACCGCGCTTCCTATGCCTTTGCGCTTGTCTCGGTCGCGATCGTTGTCGAAAAGAGCGGCGGCCGCATGCAGAGCGCGCGCGTCGCGATCGGCGGCGTTGCACCGAAGCCCTGGCGCCCGATGGAAGCGGAGTACATGCTTGCCGGGGCGGCCGCCGCCGACGCCGCCTTTACCGAGGCCGCCGAAAGCGCGCTCGTCGGAGCGGTCGGGCGTGGCGGCAACGATTTCAAGATCCCGCTGGCAAAACGCACGATCCGGCAAACGCTCGCCGCGGCTGTCGAAGGTGTATGAGGTGCGATGATGCCCGAGACCACAAAACACCGTTCCCCCGAGACCGGCACTGGCCTTGTCGGTCAGCCGATCGCGCGCGTCGACGGACCGCTCAAAGTCACCGGCCGTGCCACCTACGCCTATGAGCATGTGATGAATGAGGCCGCGTACGGCTACATCCTCGGCGCCGCCATCGCCAAGGGTCGTATCGTCGAGATCGACGGCGCGGAAGCCGCGCGGGCCCCGGGCGTCCTTCATGTCATGACCCACCAGAACGCGCCGGCCCAGCCGGAATTCGGCCCGGCGGTCACGCCGACGGTACCGGAGGTCTTCGCCCGCGCCAGGCCCATGCTCAATAGTGACCGCGTTCGCTTCTACGATGAGCCGGTTGCGCTCGTCGTGGCGGAAACCTTCGAGGCGGCGCGCGCGGCCGCGGGGCTCATCAGGGTGCGCTATGAAGAGGAGCGGGGCGTCTTCGATTTGCCGGCGCGCCTCGCCGACGCCTACGCGCCCCGGCGCACCAATGCCGGTTTCGAAACCGACAGCGCAATCGGGGACTTCGATGGCGCCTTCGCCGCTGCTCCAGTCAAGGTCGATGCGACCTACCGGACGCCCTACGAGCACCACAACCCGATGGAGCCGCATGCAACGCTTGCCGTCTGGTCGGGCGATGAAGTGACGATCTACACCTCCGCGCAAACGCTTGCCAACTTCCGGGCCGGCCTCGCCAGCACGCTCGACATTCCGCCGGAGCGTGTACGCATCGTCAGCCCGTTCATCGGCGGCGGCTTCGGCTCGAAGCTGATCGTCCATGCGGACAGTGTGCTCGCCGCGCTCGCCGCAAGGGTGCTCAGCCGTCCGGTCAAGGTCGCGCTAACGCGGCAGCAGATGTTTGCCAATGCCGGTCACCGGGCAGAGATGGTCCAGCAGGTGCGCCTTGGCGCGGACCGCGACGGGCGGCTGACTTCGATGGGTCACGATGTTTGGTCCGCAACATCCGGCTTAGAAGAATACTGTGAGCAGACCGCGGTCTTTGCCCGCTCGCTCTATGCCGCGCCGAACCGGTTGACCCGCCACCGCCTCGTCCCGGTCGATCTCAATCGCGGAGAATGGATGCGCTCGCCGGGCGAAGCGCCAGGCATGCTCGCCTTCGAATGTGCCGTGGATGAGCTCGCCGAGCGGCTCGGCCTCGATCCGATCGAGCTCAGGATCCGCAACGAGCCGACCGAGGACCCGGAGCGTGGCGTTCCGTTTTCAACCCGCAACCTCGTCGCCTGCATGCAGGAAGGTGCACGGCGCTTCGGCTGGGAACGCCGCAACCCGACCCCCGGCCGCATCCGCGAAGGCCGCAAGCTTATCGGTTACGGCATGGCGGCCGCCATTCGGCCGAATTATATCGGCGCGACGACGGCGAGGGTCGCGATCGATGCGAACGGCCGGGTCACGGCTCACCTCGACATGACCGATATCGGAACCGGCACCTACACCATCCTCACCCAGGTTGCCGCAGAAAGCCTCGGCGTGCCGATCGCCGCGGTCAAGGTCGAGCTCGGCGACAGCCGCTTCCCCCGCACGGCCGGCTCCGGCGGCTCCTGGGGAGCGGCGAGCGCGGGTTCCGCACTGCACCACGCGTGCAACGCCCTCAAGGAGAGGATCATGGAGGCGGCACGGTCCAGTGACCGCTCACCGCTCCGTGGCGCGAATGGCGCTGAACCGGTCTTCGTCGGCGGAGAGGTCCGGGTCGTCGACCGTTCCGTCAGCCTGGCCGATCTCATCGGCAGAATTGCCCCGGACGGCCTCGAGGCCACCGGTTCGGTCGCCGCCGCCCGCGACACGGAAGGCTACAGGGCCTACTCCCAGCACTCTTATGGAGCGCACTTCGCGGAAGTCGCAGTCGACAGCGACACGGGGGAGATCCGCATGCGCCGCATGTTGTCGGTGATCGGTGCGGGCCGCATCCTCAACGCCAGGACCGCACGCTCGCAGATCCTCGGCGGAATGACCTGGGGCATTGGGGCTGCGCTGATGGAGGAAACCGTGCTCGATCCCCGCTACGGCCATTTCGTCAACCACGATCTCGCCGAGTATCATGTCCCCGTCAACGGCGACGTTGCGGAGATGGAGGTCGTCTTTCTCGAGGAATACGACGAGAAGGCCAATCCGCTCGGCGCCAAGGGGCTCGGCGAACTCGGCGTCTGCGGCTCAGGCGCGGCAATAGCCAACGCCGTCTACAACGCAAGCGGTGTCCGGGTGCACGAATTTCCGATCACCCTGGACAAGCTGCTCCCGGGCTTGCCCGCAACGGCCATCTGACTTTGTCAGCGCGATAGCAGAGGCAACGGATCGACGCTTGCCGATCCGAGCGGTTCGTTGTTTCATCGAAACAGCGAACCGCTCTAATCGTTTGAATAGACAAAACTCCGGACGGACGACCGTTGCACACCTTTCCTGGAATGGGACCAAATCCGACGCGCGGCTCGGCCAGCCTGCGGAGACGACGATGTTTGTCTTGATTCTCGGCCTACTGATCTTTCTGGGCGTGCACTCGGTTCGTATTTTTGCGCCCGATTGGCGCAATCGGCGCATTGCAGCTATGGGGGACGGA comes from the Sinorhizobium garamanticum genome and includes:
- a CDS encoding xanthine dehydrogenase family protein molybdopterin-binding subunit; the protein is MPETTKHRSPETGTGLVGQPIARVDGPLKVTGRATYAYEHVMNEAAYGYILGAAIAKGRIVEIDGAEAARAPGVLHVMTHQNAPAQPEFGPAVTPTVPEVFARARPMLNSDRVRFYDEPVALVVAETFEAARAAAGLIRVRYEEERGVFDLPARLADAYAPRRTNAGFETDSAIGDFDGAFAAAPVKVDATYRTPYEHHNPMEPHATLAVWSGDEVTIYTSAQTLANFRAGLASTLDIPPERVRIVSPFIGGGFGSKLIVHADSVLAALAARVLSRPVKVALTRQQMFANAGHRAEMVQQVRLGADRDGRLTSMGHDVWSATSGLEEYCEQTAVFARSLYAAPNRLTRHRLVPVDLNRGEWMRSPGEAPGMLAFECAVDELAERLGLDPIELRIRNEPTEDPERGVPFSTRNLVACMQEGARRFGWERRNPTPGRIREGRKLIGYGMAAAIRPNYIGATTARVAIDANGRVTAHLDMTDIGTGTYTILTQVAAESLGVPIAAVKVELGDSRFPRTAGSGGSWGAASAGSALHHACNALKERIMEAARSSDRSPLRGANGAEPVFVGGEVRVVDRSVSLADLIGRIAPDGLEATGSVAAARDTEGYRAYSQHSYGAHFAEVAVDSDTGEIRMRRMLSVIGAGRILNARTARSQILGGMTWGIGAALMEETVLDPRYGHFVNHDLAEYHVPVNGDVAEMEVVFLEEYDEKANPLGAKGLGELGVCGSGAAIANAVYNASGVRVHEFPITLDKLLPGLPATAI
- a CDS encoding FAD binding domain-containing protein; protein product: MQPFTYERASSVKAAAAAVAARPEAKFISGGTNLLDLMKLEIERPKHLIDISQLPLDRIEETPEGGLRIGAQVRNSDLAADPRVRSRYPMLSQALLSGASGQIRNKASTAGNLLQRTRCPYFYDRNMPCNKREPGSGCAALKGFNRMHAVLGASEACIAVHPSDMAVAMAALDAEVETTLPEGTIRTIPIADLHRLPAATPHVETELGHGEMITAVILPPPPPGRQLYRKVRDRASYAFALVSVAIVVEKSGGRMQSARVAIGGVAPKPWRPMEAEYMLAGAAAADAAFTEAAESALVGAVGRGGNDFKIPLAKRTIRQTLAAAVEGV